The Heptranchias perlo isolate sHepPer1 chromosome 18, sHepPer1.hap1, whole genome shotgun sequence genomic interval TTTGCTCAGGCCTGTTAATGTAAATGGCAAAAGGGCACCTGGTATGAGAGCCCCAAGGAACACGACACAGTTTCTAATGCATGAGAAATACCAAGAACTCaaaaaacaagctgcagactgCCCCAACTACTGGGAAGAGGAGGGTGATAGCATGCTAGACTACCTGTCTTACTTTGAACACTCGCGTGGAGGCTTCGAGCAAGCAAATGCTGCATCACTTAGGAATGGTGAGCATGGACAGTTGTCACAAAGTGTGTCTGAGCAATATTCTTCATCAGAAAAAGATGTAGACAGAACTGAAACATTCCTAAAGAGAAACTTTGAAGATATGTATAACAGGTTGGAAGATAATGTGAATTCTGAGGTCTAGTTAAAGACTCCATTTTATTTGATTTATCACATAGACCATTCATGTTAGACCTGGCAGAATTGAGAATTCTATCAGAAACCACAGACTTTAAAAGCAAGTTGTTTGTAGGGCTTTGAATTAATCTTGTAAAATAAAGGTGTCTGATTTAGAAGTTTCTGTCTTTATATATCTCTACATAAAGAATAACATtttagaaaaataaattaaaatgactGTATAGAGTTCCATCAGGAAGTATTACTTTAAACTAGTTCTGAGAAACTAAAGAATCTTTATGCAATCTTTTATTTCAAATACATACTCAATTAGTTTTCTGAACTCTTACCTCCACTAAGCAGGTAATGCTGTCCTGATAGtagatcttacaacaccaggttatagtccaacagttttatttgaaaatcacaagctttcgaagattatctccttcgtcaggtgagtatgactcactcacctgatggagataatctccgaaagcttgtgatttccaaataaaactgttggactataacctggtgttgtaagattccatacatttgtccaccccagtccatcactggcatctccacatcatgcctgacAGTAGATGTTAGTGTGAAGTGATTACACCTTTATGCAGAAGTGTCTGGTTTCTGCTTGGGCACCTCCTCTGTCTGATGACATGGCTGTAACTAGGATGTTTGTGATGGCAGTTTTTAATCATGTTTTTCCCCCAAGCACCTGAATTCAACCAATTCCCCTTTGCTAACTTAAACGGAGTGAATTGCAAAGACCACCTACAATATGCTGATTCTTCCTTGTAGCTAAAATGGTGGTTTATGTGGAATAGCAGGAATGCTAGTCTACCTAAGTACCTAAAAAGAAACCTTTGTGTTGCAGCTTGGATTTTGCCACTGTTATGCTGAAATTTCCTTGAACCCCCAAAATTTTGTTGATTCTTACTCATTTTGAACATGTTCACTCTTATGGTGTAGAGGTAATTCGATTGCGTTGGGGGGAGAGGAAAAAAGGATGTTTTGCATGCTAGCCTTgatcttaattggctgtgaagcaataaCTGAATGAAAGGTGGATTAAACTAATTTATTTGAATCTATTTTATGCTGGAAATACAAGATGCTTTTCCTGTCAAGTTTATCTGAAGGTTAGCAAATATTTGGGATGTGTATTTCACATTGGCAGTACTTATACAATGCAGTGTTGCATGTCAGATGTGACTGACATGGAGCTGAATAATTTGATAGTAAAGACTGGGTAAAATCTTCCAATGAGTAGTATCCTACAAAAATACATCACTTCGGAAGCTTAATTTTCCATTCAGGATTGGGCTTATAAATAGAAAAAGATTTccattataaacatataaaatggTTGCCTGTGTGCCTTATTTTGGCTTTGAAAACTTTAATATGGATTGAAATCCATTTTTTGGGTGGCTTTGCTCCCTTTTTCTAGTTAAAGCATAACCCCAAGTCTCTAGGTTGTGTGGTTTGAATCCATTCCCCCCAACCCTGGCGCATCCCATCCCAACTACTGTAGGGCAACAAGGGGATATTGTCTCTTTAATTGTTGTGTACCTACTATTCGTGTACATCACACCCTTGCATATCGATGCTTACTCGTCTTCTTATCTCACAGCAATGGGACCTCCTGAAAGGCACAAGAAACCTGTCTACAGATGGCTGTTACCCTAGGCAGGCTGTTGCAGTCCAGGACCATGAAAAATGGTTGGGAGCCTGCTGATGACTGTCCATGATCTGGAGTCCACGCAGCAGTCGGCAGCTGGTGTGATTTCCAGGTAATCGTGCCCACTGGATCTGGCACAGCACATTATAGCAGAAAAAGCTATCAAAGTTTGTATTGGTatatgaaatggaaatcatgttGCCAAGATGAAAACAAAATTGACAATGCAAAGCTTTTGATAGTAAATTTTAAGATGAGATCCCTGATCTAAATTCTCTGCTGGTGGGCAATTTGTGCAATTTCAGAAGTGAGCTTGTAGTTTTCTATAAAGGGTGGcacactcatttttaaaaataaatgagaaaGCCATGCCCTTTAATTTTAGGAGGATTGAATTCCACATTACTGATGATTTTTAATGTGTGCCAGTCCACTTCTAGCAGCTTCTGCTTTAAGTGGTCTGCAAGCATCTGGGTTAACCCCTTTGGCAACAGTTTCCAGGTGAAGTGACAATTGGCACCAGTTCAGTGTACAAATCACTCACTAATGAAGTGCCACTGTGCTTGCTCTAAATTTATTGGGTTGAAGAacttttgttttttaaaacaaaaataaagctGAACTGTGGTTGACCATGCAGGGTTTCAAATTCACTTTAGATGCTCATGTGGAAGGTAAGATTTAAATTAGAATGTGCATGGCATTATAAGTGTGATTTCAATGTGTAATTAAACATTTTtctctcctgttctatctctttccATTATAACAGTAGTTCGATATAACTACAGTCCTGTCTGCAGCTTATTGATTGATTTTTCAGAAATCCTAAGGTGCATGATTAAGAAATATATTTTTGTCAGGTAACATAAGAActcaagtcttttataaacaaatagtaaaagggtagtcaaatgaAGGGTGAGGCCAATTAGGGTCCAAAAAggtcatcttgtggaggcagaggatgtAGCCAAGGTGctaatgagtattttgcatctgtcttcactatcgtggatgagtacttcgcatctgtcttcactatcgTGGATGCtgacaatgtcacagtaaaggagatggttttagagaaattggataggattaaAAAATAGAGGATGTACTTAAAAGGTttacagcactcaaagtagaaaagtcacctggtcaaaatgggatgcatcctagattgctgagagaagtaagggtggaaattgtggaggctctggccacaatcttccagtcctctaaATATTGGAGTGGTGCCAGAAGAATGGAGGATTGCAAAAATATtacactgttcaagaaagggggagagggataaacctggtaactacaggccagtcagcctaatggtggtggggaaacttagacaataatctgggacaaaatgaattggcacttggaaaagtatgggttaacaatgaaaagccagcatggatttgttaaaggcaaattgtgtttgactaacttgtatTCTTTGCATTAAGAGGGTTAATGAAGGTAGTGTGgttggttgatgtgtatatggactttcaaaaggcatttgataaagtaccacataagagacttgttagcaaaattgaagcccgtgggattaaaggggtagtggatacgaaattggctaagggacagaaagctgagtgtggtgaatggttggttgtttttcagactggagggaagtgtgcagtggtgtcccccaggggtttgtgttgggaccactgctgtttttgatttataaatgacatggacttgggtatactgggcataatttcaaagtttgttgactacacaaaattcagaaatgtagtaaacagtgaggaggatagtaatgggtatacacatggcagatgaaatttaatgcagagaagtgtgaagtgattcattttggtaggaagaatgaagagaagcaatataaattattgtacaattttaaagggggtacaggaacagagacctgggggtacacatgcacaagtctttgaaggtgacaggacaaattgagaaggctgttaaaaagacatatgggattcttggctttataaatagaagcatagaatacaaaagcaacaaagttatactaaacctttataaatcactagttaggccccagctggagtattgtggccaattctgggcaccacacttgaaggatgtcaaggcctgggagggtgcagagaagatttactaaatGGTACCagcgatgaaagacttcagttatgtggagagactagagaaactggggttctcgagcagagaaggttaacaggagatttgatagaggtattcaaaatcatgaaggattttgatagagtaaataaggagaaactttccagttgcagaagggttggtaaccagaggatacagatttaaggtaattggcaaatgaaccagaggcggcattaggaaaacattttttatgcagcgcgttgttgtgatctggaatacactgcctgaaaaggtggtggaagctgatttgataataactttcaaaagggaattgcataaatagttggagaaaaattttcagggctatggggaaagatcaggggagaggggctaattggacagctctttcagagaactggCACAATGAgacaaatggccgccttctgtgctgtaccattctatggcTTGCTGACCTCGACACTTTTTTTCCTTGTGCCTTCCTGGTAATTTAATTTTTCATGTCGTGAAGTTACTTAACCTGCTTTTGGGCACATAGGAATCTAATGGCCTCAAACCATGAGTGTGGAAAGGGACATGTTTTTAAAAGTATTAATAAATAAAATGCTTACAAAACATGAACTTGTGAATCTTAATTTGTCATATTTTACTGCTATAGAATGATTAGCTTTTTAATGTTGAGGTAAGTGGTCTGATATCTAAATGCTTTAGAAATAGGACATTGGCAATTAATGCATTGTGTGAAATTGGTACTGATGGCAAGCCTCTTGCACGCACAACATATTTTAGCTATGATTGGAAGAAACAGATTACCACTGCTGAGAGTTGCATCCTTGGTATTCAAACATCTAACTAATCTTCTGGAACTTGCGTTCATAGCCAGTCCAGAATGACATGATAAGCTTTGGAAATGAATAACTGACAGGGCCGCAACATGGCTGGCATGTCAAATGAGAAAAGTAGTCTCAATAGTGTAGTATCAGATTCCCTTGATGGGACTGGGACACATTGGGGCAGAAGAGAAGACATTTTACTCTTAGGTTACTGTTATGCGTCATTTTCATAGTGATGCAAAGTTGCTCATGTAACTGTCCTTaatccatgcttctccaagtgagaattaattttgtccttgactaatggtctctagtagttttcccaccactgatgttagactgactaccctgtagttaccaggtttatccccctctttttttgaacaggggtgtaacatttgcagaccTCTGGCACCCCTCCCATAAATCCAaagaggattgaaaaattgtggtcacagcttctgctatctccaccctggCTTCCCTCagcatctggactgggtgacttgttaactttggtGCTaatctatttagcacctcctttctgtctatttttatcctacccAATCCCTCTCCCCACTGCAACATTGAGTacttcacaaaagaggatgaagttattcagtatctgtcatgccctctgcctccacaagaaacttgccttttttgtccctaatcattccaccatgTCCCCACCA includes:
- the wu:fb55g09 gene encoding uncharacterized protein wu:fb55g09, with product MGGNVVNEGWRKPHSYQKRYKRCRSKCCCARQQKWRKNQQQRYQQQQRHRYGRGRSYYRTDPRALLRPVNVNGKRAPGMRAPRNTTQFLMHEKYQELKKQAADCPNYWEEEGDSMLDYLSYFEHSRGGFEQANAASLRNAMGPPERHKKPVYRWLLP